Below is a window of Haloterrigena alkaliphila DNA.
GAGCGCCAGGGCGTTCGCGACGCCTACGCCGTGACGACGGTTCCGAACCCCGACACCGAGCGGTTTCACGAGCGGCTGGACTTCGAGCGCTGCGTCGACTTTCCGACCATCGGCTACACCGAGGGCGAGTGGCGCGACGTCGCGTGGTGGCGCCGATCGATCGGCGAGAAGACGGCCGATCCCGATCCGATCACGCCGCTGCCCGAACTCCGGGACCGGCTGGACGACGCCGACTGGGACGCGCTCGTTCGGGCCGGTGAGGACCGCCTCGAGCGACCGTAAGTCGTTCACCGCTCGAGCGCCGTTCAACACCCGAGCGCCGTTCAACACCCGAGTCGCTCGGCCAGATCGGCCAGCCCCTCGCAGACGAGGTCCGGTTCGGCGCCGAACGGCTCCCGCGGGTTCCCCTTGCGGTCCAGCCAGACGCCCTGCATCCCGGCGTGGATCGCCCCCTGCACGTCAAACCACAGCGCGGAGACGTGGGCGACCTCCTCGATCGGCGTTCCCGTCCGGCCCGCGGCGTGGCGGTACAGGTCGGGGTCCGGTTTGAACCGCTCGAGTTCGTCCGCGCTGATCGTGTCGACGAGCAGGTCCCCGATCTCGGCGCCCTCGACCATCGACTCGAGCATCTCGGGGTTTCCGTTCGAGAGCACGTAACAGTCGTAGCCGCCCTCGCGAAGGCGTTCGACGCTTTCCCGAACGTCGTCGAACACCCGCAAGTCGTGGTACGTCGAGAGGATGTCCTCGCGTTCCTCGTCGGTCGCGTCGATATCGTGGGCCGCGAGCGCGTACTCGAGGGCGTCGCGGTTGACGTCGTAGAACGGCTCGTAGACGTCCGTCTGGTTCCCGACGAGGGTGTACTGCATCGAGCGGCTCCGCCACAGCCGCGAGATCGGCTCCGGATCGTCGACGCCGGGGTGGTCCGCCAGCGCCGTTTCGACTGCGTCGACGTCGACGAGCGTGCTGTAGGAGTCGAACGTGACGGTCGTCACGCGGTCGGGATCGAACGCCATAGCTGGGGTTACGGCCTCGAGGGCCAAGAAACGGGGCCGTGAACGGGCCGTCAGCGGGATCGACTCCCAGGTATTAGCGCGATCCGGCACCCCGCCGGTCGATCGACCGAAGCCGCTTAGTGGCTCAGAACCGCCAGTTCGCCCATGGATCCCTCGAACTACGGCACCTACCTCGTCACCCAGCAGTCGCTCTCCGAGGACCGGTCGACGCTCGAGATCGTCCGCGCGGCGATCGAGGGCGGCGTCGACGTCGTGCAACTGCGGGAGAAGGAGACCGAAGCGCGCTTCCGGTACGACCTCGGCCGCGAACTGCGCGAGGTGACCGCCGAGGCGGGCGTGGACCTGATCGTCAACGACCGCGCGGACGTCGCGGAGGCGATCGACGCCGACGGGGTCCACGTGGGTCAGTCGGACCTCCCGGTCGGCGTCGCGCGGGACCTGCTCGGTTCCGACGCGGTCGTCGGCTGTTCGACGTCGGCGGTCGAAGAGGCGCTCGAAGCTGAGGCCGCAGGTGCGGACTACCTCGGCGTCGGCGCGGTTTACGGAACGTCTTCGAAGGACGTCGCCGCCGAGGAGGACGGCATCGGTCCCGAACGGATCGCCGCCATCGCGGACGCGGTCTCGATCCCGGTCGTCGGCATCGGCGGGATCACGGCCGACAACGCGGGACCGGTCGTCGAGGCCGGCGCGGCCGGCGTGGCCGTCATTAGCGAGATCACCGCGGCCGACGATCCGCGGGCCGCGACCGAAGCGCTCGCTGCCGCCGTCGAAACGCCAAAGGACGTCGGTCGCGGAGGAGAAGAGGAATGAACGTCACTGACATCGCCGCCGCCGACCTCGCCGACTCCGTTCGGACCGTCCGGGAGACGGAGCCGCTCGTCCAGCACGTGACCAACACGGTGACGATCGACGACGTCGCGAACCTGACGCTGCACTGGGGCGGGCTCCCGGTGATGGCCGACTCCTTCGGCGACGCCGGCGAAATGACCGCGGCCGCGCGCGCACTCGTCATCAACATCGGCCAGGTGCCCGACGACCGCGTCGAGGCCATGCACGAGGCCGGCCGGAAGGCCAACGAGCGCGACGTTCCGGTCGTCCTCGACCCCGTCGGCCTCGGCTCGACCCCCTCGCGCGAGGCGGTCACCGAGAGCCTCCTCGAGGCGGTCGACTTCGCCGCGATCAAGGGCAACTACGGCGAGATAAGCGCCTTGGCCGGGGTCGAAGCGAACGTCGAGGGCGTCGAGTCCATCGGCGACTACGAGGAGATCGAGGAGACGGCCCGCTCCGTCGCCGACTCGACCGGCGCAGTCGTCGTCGCCTCGGGCGTCGAGGACGTCGTCGCCGACGCCGACGGCGCGGTCCGAATCACCGACGGCCACGAGATGCTCGGCGAGATCGTCGGCACCGGCTGCATGCTCGGCGCGACCGTCGGTACCTTCGCCGGCGCGCTCGAGGACCCCCGTGAGGCTGCCGTCCACGGGACGCTCGCGTTCGGGCTGGCGGGCGAACGCGCGGCCGAGATGCCCCACGAGGGGCCGGCCAGCTTCCGCACCAACTTCCACGACGCGGTCGCCGGATTCGATCCCGACGAGGCGGCCCAACTGGACCTCGCGGGACGGATCGAACGCGTCGACTGAGGCGATTCGCGTTCGCGGCCGCGTTCACGTCTTCGTCCCCGTCCGATTGCAGCGCTCGAGCCGTTCCACCTCCGGAGCGATTGAAACCATTTTAACGGCCCCGGATGAACGATACCGTATGGCACGAGAAAACCTCGACGACGCGGCGGCGACGCTCCGGGAGGCCGCCGACGCGGCGTCCGACGACGAGACGCGCGACCGACTCGAGAATCAGGCGAACGAATTCGCCACCCACGCCGACGCCGACCGCGGACCCGACCACGGGAAACTGGCCCGACACGAGCACATCCTCACCGATATCGCCGACGACGAGGGCGGCGAGGTCGCCGACCGCATCGAGGACGCTCTCGCGTCGATTCGGGCGTTTCGGGAGACGGTAGAGGGCGTTTAACGACCGCGAAAAACCGTTTATCCCGTTCAGCAGACCGGCTTTGGATTCGCGCCCATCGCCTCCAGATTCTCGACGTACTCGTCGTAGGCGGCCTGGATCGCCCCGTCGGCGGCCTCGCGGGCGCGCTCCAGATCGTCGTCGCTCTCACAGACCGCCTCGAGCAGCGCCTGCGCGCGCTCGAGCTGGTCGTCAAGGTCTTCGCCGAACTCGCGGAAGACGCCGGCGGTCTGGGGGTCGGCGTCGCCGACGAAGTAGCCGACGACCTGTTCCTTCGAGCGTTTGCTGGCGAGGATCCGACCGATAAGGGCGCCGACGCGCTCGACGGTCGATTCCCGGTCCCGCAGGTAGTCGTGGAGCTTAGGGACCCGGTCCGGCTCGTACTCCTCGTTCCCGAGGTGGTCGAGCGTGATCTCGTAGTGGCTCTCCTCCTCCGCCGCGGTGGTCTCGAAGGCCTCGCGGGCCTCGTCGTGGGTCTCGCTCTCGATCCACTCGCGGAACGTCTGCCAGGCCGCGTGTTCGGCGTCCACCGTCGCCTCGAGGACGGGTTCGGTGTCGATGTCGCCGCCGGTGTCGGCGTACAGCGATTTCGACGACCCGAGTCGCGAGAGGGCCGTCTGATTGTCCTCGCGCACGGTCTCGACGAACGCTTCGGAATCGTTCATAACCGCTTCTTCAACCGGCCTCGAGTTAGATCTGTCGCGATGGGTCCCTCGTTGTGCTCTGGTGCAACCGTCGGTTCGTTCCGGTCGACATGAACCGATTATTGTCCGCATAACCGGACTCTAACGAGTCTATAACAATCACTACTTGGCGGATTTTTGCGACTGGAATGAAACGACGAGCATACCTCACGACAGCCGCCGCGGTCACGTTCGCCGGCTGTTCCGCCCTGAGTGATTCGGAAACCGCTGAAGACGACGGTAACGGAAACGGTGACGACAGCGGCAACGGCGGCAACGGGTCGTCGGAGCCGGTCGACGAGGAGCCCGGCTCGTTCGACGACTTCGAGGATCTCTCGAACTGGACGGTGATGGCGGGTTCGCTCTCGCCCGACGAAGACCGCGCGTACGTCGGCTCCCAGTCCGGCCGCATGGAGGTCGGCGCCGACGACGATCGCGCGATGATCAAGCGCGAGTTCGACTCGCCGCGGGACCTCTCCACCGAGTTCCCCGCCTTCGCGTTCACGAGCGACTCCGACGTCGCTCCGGTCGTCCAGCTCTGGGACGAGAACGAAGACCACGTGATGCTCCAGTGTCGGATCGAACCGGACCAGCCCTTCGCTCCCTACGATCTGGGACTCATCGACATCGTCGGCGAGCCCGACATGAGTTCGATCGTCCACGCGAAGATTTCCGTCTGGGCTCCCAACAGCGAGCCGACGCTGTGGGTCGACGACTTCCAGTTCGTCGGCCGACCCGACACCGGCACCGTCATGCTCCAGTTCCCGGACGAGACGATCGCTCTCGACGCGGCGGAGCGCCTCGCGGAGCACGACCTCCCCGCGACGACGTTCGTCAGCACCGACTACGTCGGCTCTTCCGGACGCCCCTCGCTCGAGGAGCTCGAGACCCTCCAGGACGAGGGCTGGACGATCGCTAGCAGCGGCGCCCGCGGCCGCGACCTCACCCAGCTCGATGCCGACGCGCAGGAAGCCGAGATCAGCGGCGCTGTGGACTGGCTGACCGAGCACGGCTTCGATGCCGGCGCCTTCTCCTATCCGCTCAACAACTACGACGAGACGAGCATCGACCTGGTCGAGGAGTACCACGATATCGGATTCGTCGCCGGCTACACGGGCCACGGGAACGTGACCAACCCGCAGATCGTTCCCCGGAACACCAATCCGAGCGCGGATGAAGCCGACAAACTCATCGAGTGGACCGCCGAACTGGGAACGATCACGACCCTGTCCTTCCGCACCCTCGAGTCGCTCGAGGAGGCGCTCCCGGAGGTCCTCGACTTCGCGGACGAACTCGAGTTCGTCACGCCCGCCGACGTCGCGTCCGACTATCGCCACGAGTAACGCCCTATCCCGTTGGGACTGTCCGCCGTTTTTTCGGTCGTTCCCGTCCGCGAGCGACGGCGCCGGTTCGCGGCTCGAGCACTGGCTCCGATCTCGTGACACCGGTGGCGGCTGTGGCTCCGTTTCGGCGGACGTGGCTCCGTTTCTCATTTCGTCGCCCGCACGCACGAGCACCGTACGCGAGTCCCCAGAGAGCGGCTGCGAACACTCGCCCGATACCTCGAGCGAGGAGCGGTCGACCGGACGCTATATCACGGCTGGCTCGCAACGGCCGTCCATGAGAGTACCACGTCCGCGCCGGCCGCGCCAGTTTCGGCTGGCCGACTCCGCACAGCAGATCGTCGGCGGCTTCCTGCTCGCCGGCCCGTTCGTCGTGACGGAGGAGGTCTGGACCCTCGCGGAGAGCATGAGTCTCCTCCAAGCAGTGTTGACGATGGGTGTCGTCTCCGCGATCGGCTACGGCGCCCTCTACACGGCCGACACGACCCGCGATCCGGACGCCGAACAGGAGGTCGCCGGCGTGCCGGTCCGCTTTATCTCGCTGCTCTGTGTCTCCGTCGGCTCGGTACTCATCCTCGCACTCCTGTTCGACGCGCCGGCGACGTTCCTCGAGGGCGAAACGGATGCCGGGAAGGTCGAGATCACGCTCAAGGCCGTCAGCGTCGGCTCGGTGTTCAGCATCGTCGGCGCGGCGACGGCCGACAGCGTCTTTTCGAAGTAGCGGGCGCGTCTCCGCATCGATTCGCGTCGGCGGATACCGACCGCTCGCGGATCAGCGACTGAAAAAAGTTCGTTCGAACCTCGTTTCGAGACGCGACCGCCGCCGCGTCGCTCAGTTGCCCCTCTCCACGGGTCGCTTGCGCTCCCCGTTTCGTTACGAGACCTCCTTCGCGTGCTCAGTCGCCCTCGCCCTTTTCGATGGGCGCGTTGACCAGGTTGCCCCACTCGGTCCACGAGCCGTCGTAGTTGACGGTGTCGTCGTAGCCGAGCAGTTCGTGCAGGGCGAACCAGGCGACGGAGGAGCGCTCGCCGATGCGGCAGTAGGCGACGGTCGTCTCGTCGCCGTCGATGTCTTCGTCGGCGTAGAGTTCCTCGAGTTCCTCGCGGGTCTTGAAGGTGCCGTCGTCGTTGGTGACGGCGGCCCACGAGATGTTCTTCGCGCCGGGGATGTGGCCGCCCCGCTGGGCGGTCTCCTGGAGTCCCGGGGGCGCGAGGACCTCGCCGGAGTACTCCTCGGGCGAGCGGACGTCGACGAGCGGAACGCCGCGCTCGATCGCGTTCTCGACGTCCTCGCGGTAGGCGCGGATGCTCTCGCGCGGGCCGGCCGCGTCGTACTCGGTCTCGGAGAAGTTCGGCTCCTCGTCCGTGGTCGGGTAGTCGTTCTCGAGCCAGTACTCGCGGCCGCCGTCGAGCAGCTTCGCGTCGTCGTGGCCGTAGTACTTGAACTGCCAGTAGGCGTAGGCGGCGAACCAGTTGGAGTTGTCGCCGTAGAGGACGACCGTGTCGTCCTCGCTGATGCCGTGACTGCCCAGCAGGTCCTCGAAGTCCTCCTTCTCGAGGATGTCTCGCTGGGTCTGGTCCTGAAGCTGGGTTTCCCAGTTGAACCCGATCGCGCCGGGTGCGTGTTCCTCCTCGTAGGCTTCCGTGTCGACGTCGACCTCGACCAGTCGGAGGTCGGAGTCGTCGCTCTGGAAGTCGTCGAGGCGCTCCTCGACCCAATCGGCCGTGACGAGTACGTCGTTGGCGTAGTCGCTTGCCATAGCTGTCCCTTCGGCGGCGACACACAAAGGGACTACTTAACCGGTCAATTCGGACACCGATCGATCCTGTCGGAAATACTTGCCACTACTTCGGGCCGCCGCGAGGTTTGTCTCCACTGACAGCCGGTGAAAGAAGCAGAATTCCCGCATTTCCCACGAATGAGCCAGCTCAACGATACCTTTCGTCGACTGACACCAGCAATAGTTGCCACTGTCCCGGAACTCGGTCTGATGGGTCCAAACCGGTGCGTTCTCGGGGCTCCGCTCGTATAGACCGACCAATGAACGATTCGGTCGTCGTCACGCCCGACTGGCTCGCGGCCCACCGCGAGGACGAACAGGTGCGCATCGTCGACGTCAGGGACGCCTGGGAGTACGACGGCATCGGCCACATTCCCGGCGCCGTCAGCATTCCGTTCGACAGCTACCGAGACGAGAGCGACGTCGACCGCGGGACGCTCCCCGGCGCCGACGCCTTCGCCGACCTGTGCTCCGAGGCCGGCATCTCGCCCGACGATACGATCGTCGCCTACGACGACACCCACGGCGTCTTCGCCGCCCGCTTCGTGCTCACGGCCCTCGAGTACGGCCACGCCGACGTGCGCCTGCTCGACGGCGACTACAGCGCCTGGAACCGCGAGTACGAGACCACGAGCGACGCCCCCGAGGTCGAACCGACCGACTACGAGCCCGACCCGCTCTCGCGCGAAGAGAGCCCGCTGGTCGGCTACGACGCCGTCGCCGAGGCCCTCGAGCGCGGCGCGCTGTTCGTCGACACGCGCGAACAACACGAGTTCGAGGAATCCCGTCTCCCCGGCGCGGTCCGGTTCGACTGGCGCGAGGTCGTCGACGACGAGACGCGCCGGTTGAAGCCGCCGGCCGAACTCGAGGCCCTGCTCGAGTCGTACGGAATCACGCCGGACCGCGAGATCGTCCTCTACTGTAACACGGCGCGGCGGATCAGCCACACCTACGTCGTGCTCCGGGCGCTGGGCTACGAGGACGTCGCCTTCTACGAGGGGAGTCTGACGGAGTGGCTGGCCAACGACGGAACGGTCGAGACCGGGCCGGCGACCGAGGACGACTGAGCGCTGCCGCCGATCGGTGTTCGATCGGACTACCGACGACCGACGCGCGGCGGTCTTCCTCGAGACGCCTGTAGTTCCAGCCCCTTCGATGACCGTTTCGATGGTCCGAGGGGTGTCGATGAGTACGTGACGGATACCCGCGAATCGTCGGTATCGATCCTCCGTCTGCGCTCTCATTTGCTAGCTATTACCACTCACAGTGTTGCGATCGGTTCGTGCGGACCGACGAACCCGCTCTACCGTTCGACTCCTGTTTCGGCTTGAATAGGTACGACCCAGTTACCGGGCAGAAATCACTGCATTACAAGGGTGACAGTTACCGCCCGGTAGCCTATGTGCGGTATTGTCGGTGCCTACGGTTGGACTAACGACGAGACCCTCTCGTCGATGCTCGATCGGATCGAACACCGTGGTCCGGACGAAGAAGGATCGTATCTCGACCGTGACGCCGGGCTCATGATGGGCGCCCGGCGGCTGGCTATCGTCGACCTCGAGGGCGGCTCCCAGCCGAAGTGGAACGAGGACGAGACGGTGGGCGTGGTCTTCAACGGCGAGATCTACAACCACGCGGAGCTTCGCGAGTCGCTGTCCCGGCAGGGACACCGGTTCGAGAGCGAGTGCGACACCGAAGTGCTGGTCCACCTCTGGGAGGAGTACGGCGAGGCGATGGTCTCCCACCTCGAGGGCATGTTCGCCTTCTCCATCTGGGACCGCGAGGCCGACGCCGTCTTCCTCGCCCGCGACCGGTTCGGGATCAAACCGCTGTACATCGGCGAGACCGACCAGGGGTACGTCTGGGGGAGCGAACTCCCCGCGCTGCTGATCGGCGGCGTCGACCGGACGATCGATCCCGCGGCCGTCTACAACCACTTCTCGCTCGAGTACACGCCGGCCCCCCAGACCCTGCTGGAGTCCGTCCAGAAGGTCGAGCCCGGTCAGGCGGTGCGGATCGACGCCGACGGCGTCGAGAAACACCAGTACTGGAACCTGCTGGACCTCGATACCGGGAGCCAGACCGCGACGATGGCCGGTGCGGCCGACCGTCTGCGCACCATCCTCGAGCGATCCGTCGAGAAGCGCCTCATGGCGGACGTTCCGGTCGGCGCGTTCCTCTCCGGCGGACTGGACTCCTCCGCGGTCGTCGGCATCGCGTCGCAACTGAAGGACGACCCGCTCAAGACCTACTCCGTCTCCTTCGAGAACGAGATGCTCGACGAGAGCGAGGAGGCCCGCCTCGTCGCGGACCACTTCGGCACCGACCACACCGAGGTCCCAATCGACCTCTCGTCGATGAACCTGTTCGGCGAGATGATCCAGCACCTCGGCGAACCGACGGGCCACCTCCAGATGCTCCCGATGTACGCCCTCTCCGAGCGGGCCAGTCAGGACGTCAAGGTCGCGCTGGCCGGCGAGGGCGCCGACGAACTGTTCGCGGGCTACCCGTGGTACCAGCACGTTCCCCAGCACAAGCGGAAGGTCGACTTCATGCCGGAGTTCACCCACGACGTCGCCGGCGCCGTCGCGCAGGTGGCGCCGGTCGGCAACAAGCACCTCCGGTACTACTCGGGGCTGAAGAACAACGAGGAGATGCTGCTCAACCACGTCTGTGGCTTCACCACGTTCCGACCCGAACCCGACGAGTTCCTCCGGACCGGGGAGACCGCCACGACCTCCGGCCTGCGCTCGGACGTCAGCGAGGTCATCGACAACGTCGAGGACCCGTCCCTCGAGCAGCACATGTCGACCTACGAGACGCGCTACACCATGCCGGACTACCACCTCTACAAGGCCGACCACATGAGCATGGCCCAGTCGCTGGAACTCCGGGTCCCGTTCCTCTCGACCGAGATGGTCGAGTTCGCCCACTCGCTGCCGGCCGAACTCAAGGTCAACGACGACGACGTCAAACGGGTGCTCAAGACCGCCGTCAGCGACCTTCTCCCCGATCCGATCCTCGAGCGAAAGAAGATGGGGATGCGCCCGCCCGTCGAGGACTGGTTCGAGGAGGAACACGCGTCGATCGAGACCTGGTTCACCCGGGAGAAACTCCGGCGGACGCCGTACGTCGACGCCGACAGGGCCACCGAACTCCGGGAGGCCCACCGTCGCGGCGAGCAGTCCGTCGGCCGAACCCTCTGGATGATCCTCACCTACGTCGCGTGGTACCACTCCTTCGTCGACGAAGAGAACGCCGTCGTCTGATTGCGATTCGGAACTGCGTCGCCCTCGATAGACGGACTCCGCGTCCCCGATCGGCGGTCGAGAGCGATCACGATTCCCGAGCCGTCGCCGTCGGTAGCGTGAACCGGAACGTCGCCCCCTCGTCGGGATCCGAGTCGACCCGGATCTCGCCGCCGTGGCGCTCGACGATGCGTCGACAGAGTGCCAGACCGATCCCCGTCCCGTCGTGTTCTTCGTGGCTGTGCAACCGCTGAAACACCTCGAAGATCCGCTCCTGATCGTCGGGATCGATGCCGATGCCGTCGTCGCTGACCGCAATCTCACACTCGTCGCCGCGATGGTCGGCACTGACGCGAATCCGTGGCGAACCGTCGCTGTACTCGATGGCGTTCGAGACGAGGTTCTGGAACACCTGCCGCAACTGGTCGGGATCTCCCTCGACACGGGGTAGCGACTCGCTCGAGAGGGTCGCGTCGGTCTCCTCGAACCTGAGTTTCAGATCGCTGTGCACGTCCTCGAGGACGGCGTCGAGGGTGACCGGTTCGAAGGAATTCCCTCGCGTTTCGACGCGAGAGTACGCGAGCAGCCCGTCGATCATGTCGTGCATGCGTTCGGCGCCGTCGACGGCGTAATCGATGAACTCCTCGGCATCGTCGTCGAGTTCGTCACCGTATCGTCGATCGAGCAGCGACAGGTAGTTCGTGACCATCCGCAGCGGCTCCTGGAGGTCGTGGCTGGCGGTGGAGGCGAACTGTTCGAGGCGCTCGTTCGATTCCTCGAGTTTTCGCTCGTACCGGCGGCGCTCGAGTTCGGCGCTCACCCAGTTGCCGAGCAGTTCGACGAAGGTGACCTCCCAGTCGGAGAACTCCTCGGTTCTGGCGTCCAGATCGTAGAAGCAGAAGGTCCCGTAGACCTCGTCGTCGACGGTGACCGGCGTCCCGAGATAACAGGAGATCCCCCACTCGGCGTTGCCCGCGCGATCGGCCAGGTCCGGCGCGTCTTCGTCGACGTCCTCGAGGACGAGCGTTCGCTCGGTACTGACGACTCGTTCGCAGTTGGTCGCCTCGAGCGGGGCGGTGTCCCCCGCCTCGAGATCGGCGTTCGGCGGTGCGTCGACGGCCTCGAAGATGTATTCGTTGGCGTCCTCGTGGACGCACGACAGCGCCGCGTACTCCGTGCCGATCGTGCGTCGAACGACGCCCAGCAACGCCTCGAGCTGGTCATCGAACGGTCGATCCGGGTCCGCGATGACCTCGTAGGCGTCCCGGAGCGCGCGTTCGCGCTCCCGGGTCCCGTTCTCTCGGCCGTTTCGGTCGCTCACCTCGCGCACGCAGACCGTGACCCCCGTCTCCGAGGGGTGCACGCGCCCTTCGAGCCTCGCGCCGATGGGCTGGGAGAACGCGTCGAACGAGACCGGGTTCCGGGTCTCGAACGCGCGCTCGAACGCTCGCCGGCACGACTCGAACGCGTCGTCGTCCCAGACGACCGTCCCGAGCAGTTCGCTTTCGGACCGCTCGAGCAGTCGCTCGGCTCGGTCGTTCAGAAAGGTGAACCGCCACTCCTCGTCGAGTGCGAACACGGCGTCGGCGATCCGCTCGTAGACGACGGACGCGTCGTCGTCGTGCGGTTCGGGCGGTTCTGATCGGTCTCCCATCTACGCCTAGTGACGCGACTGTCCCGTATAAGCTATCCGCCGCTCACGTCCCGCCAGTCCGGTGCCGTCGAGTACTCGCTCGCGGACAGCTCGTCGAACGCCGCGTCGATCACCTCCGACAGCGCCGGGTGGACGTGGACGGGGTCGGCGACGTCCTCGACGGTCCCCTCCCCGCTCTTCATCGCGACGACGACCTCCTGAATCAGCGTCGAGGCCTGCGGACCGGCGACGTGACAGCCCAGAATCTCGCCGTCGGGCGCCGCGAGGACCTTCACGAGTCCGTCGCCGGCGTCCATAATCATCCCCAGCGGCGCGACGTCGAAGGGGACCGTCGCCGACTCGTACTCTCGCCCTGCGTCCTCGAGTTCGCCCTCCGTCCGCCCGACGCTGGCGGCTTGCGGCTCGGTGAAGATGGCGTGGGGCATCGCACTGTAATCGACTTCCCGGCCGGCGTCGTCCAGGACGTTCGCGCAGACGATTTCCGCCTCGTAGTCCGCCGCGTGCTTGAACGGCTGCTCGCCGACGACGTCGCCGAGCGCCCAGATTCCGTCGCAGGTCGTCTCGAGCCGGTCGTCGACCACGACGTGCTCGCCGTCGTCGGTCTCGACGCCGGTCGCCTCGAGGTTCAGCGTATCCGTGTTCGGCCGCCGCCC
It encodes the following:
- a CDS encoding sensor histidine kinase; this translates as MGDRSEPPEPHDDDASVVYERIADAVFALDEEWRFTFLNDRAERLLERSESELLGTVVWDDDAFESCRRAFERAFETRNPVSFDAFSQPIGARLEGRVHPSETGVTVCVREVSDRNGRENGTRERERALRDAYEVIADPDRPFDDQLEALLGVVRRTIGTEYAALSCVHEDANEYIFEAVDAPPNADLEAGDTAPLEATNCERVVSTERTLVLEDVDEDAPDLADRAGNAEWGISCYLGTPVTVDDEVYGTFCFYDLDARTEEFSDWEVTFVELLGNWVSAELERRRYERKLEESNERLEQFASTASHDLQEPLRMVTNYLSLLDRRYGDELDDDAEEFIDYAVDGAERMHDMIDGLLAYSRVETRGNSFEPVTLDAVLEDVHSDLKLRFEETDATLSSESLPRVEGDPDQLRQVFQNLVSNAIEYSDGSPRIRVSADHRGDECEIAVSDDGIGIDPDDQERIFEVFQRLHSHEEHDGTGIGLALCRRIVERHGGEIRVDSDPDEGATFRFTLPTATARES